The nucleotide sequence TGGTGTAAATTTAATATAGAACGATCATATGAGTTGCTAACAATTGTCTacctatgaaatttaaaagaagGGGAAAAGGTAAAGAAGAAGCTGAAACACAACCTGGGAGGCATTAGCAGTTGCAACGTTGACTGAGTAGCCTGAAGGTGCATTCCACTCATGCAGCAACTCTCGAGTGGTGGAACTCACTAATCGAACAGAATTAGCAGTAACCTAGTGCATATATTGCATTAATgacaattttttttaaatgcaaGCCCTGCCTCATAGAGGTATGGATAAGCATGAGTCCACAATTGATTAGCAAGCAGCAGCAAGTGTGGAATCAAGCTATCTGAACATAATAAAAACCACAATGAATGCAATCATTGTAAAATTGCACCTGCACAAGTTGATCATGGATGGCATTTTGACAAAATAAGGTTTGGGCTTCTGCGCAAAATCCTTCTATCTCAGATTCTTCTAATTCGTCATCCATATTCATTGCCAGGACACGTGTCTCATTGATGAAGCTTACCACCAAGAAGGTGTCATATGGATCATTAGTAGAAGACCGCAAGGACCATAACCCTTTGATACCTTGAAGTTCTACAGATGCCTACCAACAGATGTCTGCAGATAAATAAAAAATGCTCCAACTATTTTGATATGACCATCAATAAAGACACATAAAGGCATCATACCTGTTCATTAATCCCTATTCCATTTCGGACTATGCGGAGGGATCCATCTTTATAAGCTCCCGAACAGGTAACAACCTGACCCTGACCTTGCCTCTCAAGATCAACAACACAGAAATCCACAATAGGCCCCAGGTTGACATATTTTTCAAGAACTTCAACGTATGAACCCTTTGCATCAGGTTGTAGATTCAGTTTTATAAGCTGTTATTAAACAATTTCAGTGCAAACTTTCATAATTGCAACAGAACGCAACAAGATGCTGCGAAATCAGGCAATACATAGAAAAGCACAAATAGCAGCAGAGAATTCAACTGAGgaatcatttagtggaactgcCAAGAAAATCATTTAGTAGAATACCTGTGAATCACCATAGCTTGAACCAATATACACAACTGCATTATCAAGATAAGATATTGTTGATGCAACAGAGGTCTCTCCTAAGTGCTCAATTTTCAGACCAGTTACTCTGCAGCATTGTGCCAAAAAGAATCAGTATATTAACTTTGGAACATTTTAcagttaaaaaagaaaaagaacactcGGTGGGTCTGATTCCAAACATAATGAAACACAAACAGATGTTCCACCTTTCCCTCTCGTGAGTGATGACGAGTAAATGTAGAAGGCCTGCGTTATCACCAAGCAAGTACCGAGAGCCATCTGCATCAACTCTTCCATAGGCCCTTGTAATTGACTGTACATAGCAATGGGTAGCAAGCCACAGAATTAGAAAAATAATTGAACAAATAATTAAGTTATGATTAAAATGACTAAAAGCATTAAGTGAACGAACTTACCGGTCTGATTGGTATAGCTTTAAAAGCAGAAACACTACAATAAACGATCGTCTCCTCCCCTATAATTATGACACCACCAAGGGGCATGGGCACAGGAATCAGAATACCAGCCCCGTTATCAAGATTAGTATGAGACAATGGACCCTCAACAAAGTCCTTATCCTTGAGCGCTATCTCATAAGTCTTAGCATGCCGAGCATCCTTGTTATCCTGCATGACATAATCATGAAATTAACGATACTTTGAGATTTTCTTAGTATAGATTAATTGGCTCagttttaattaaataatttagtaaACATATATTCAAGGCCTTTTAGACTTTCCAAAAGGCATCTTAAGCAATGAAGATATTTAATAAATTGGAAACACAGCAGACTTACCATGAAACAAACACTTTCTGTGGTAAACTAACTATACAAAAAAAGACCCAAAAGAAACTAATCCAATCGAAAGAGACCTTAATTCAGATTTTAAAAGAAATGAAGTACTGAACTTGCAGTTAAAGGTTCAGAAAAGTGACTAGAGGTGATACGAGGTGGAGGGACAGATCAGATGTTATGAATGTGAAACAGAAAAACAGACCAGATGGAGACTGCACAAGCAACAAAGCTGTGCACTAACCTGTGCTGTTATAACGTTTAAAACTTCTTTTGGAAAAGAAAATACATTTAATACTGGATATCACCTTTTTTAAGGAATGACCCATAAAATCATGTTTCTCATATGTTTTCACCAGGATGTTGATGCACACAATACATCTTCTTAGTTAAgcaataaatttgttaaaatgtcATAGAAACAGTTGCAATGTTTCAAAAACTACTTAAAGATTCTCTAACCAGTGATGTACCAACACAGTCCCAATTTTCTACAGATACAACTCAAAACATACGTGGGCTTCTTGTTCTTTTTTCTACCTTTTTCCTTTCAAAAAGCCAAatattatcattgtccattttgcTTTACTCACTTACCTGGTGAATAATTCAATGTTCCCTTACACAAAAAAAATTGGAAGCAAAACTTCATTCCGGCATAATGGTACATTGGAATAATAAGACTAACAAGTAATAGACATGAAAATGCTTCAGATATAACAAAATAAATGTTAATCAATGGTGTAACTTCTGTTCTTACTTGGTACAGGACCACAATTGTAGGCTTCAAACAGCCATAAAGAAattttatatctaaaacttgaagtTCTTCAAGCCTGCGATGGAAACAAACATTACAAAAACATTTCTTAGAAACAAACCCTTGTTGAATGACTTGTTAATGAGTGATGATCCGATGAGAACATCTTCCATGGGGATACCTGATGTTAAAAGCTTCCTTTAACTGTCCTTTATTATCGAATGGTATAACCTGGCAAAGAAATAAAAACCATAAATTATGAGTAGCTTAGCCCTGAATGGCTGGATCTCAATCACAGCTATCACTTAAGAAGTAGATTCACAGATGTATCACCTTAAATAGACCATCATACAAGTGGAGGCCAATCAACCGACAGTCAGGGTCAATCAAACCAATCTACAAAAACAAAGAGGTTGACATCAATAAATAGCAACCACATAATTAACTCTAACAAGGTCTGCCATActgaatcgtaccgcccggtacgggtggtacataccggtccgacagactaacggtacgcggaccgcccgctaccggtccGAGTGTAgcatactgtagcagtactgtaacACTAATAAGTAATAACCACAATCAGTACTGTAGCACTAATCAGTACTGTAGCACTAATAAGTAATAAGTAATACCTAAGTAATAACAGTACTGTAGCATTACTGTAGTAGTAATGTAGCAATAACAGTACTGTAGCACTAATAACAAGTACTGTAGCAAATGAACAATTATATCTGGAGAACACTAATAAGTAATAACCACAATCTACAGTGCATAACTAAGCATCTCCATGGACCTTTGGCCCTACACTGACCAATTGAAATCCAAGTCATTCACTTTGAGTATTGCTTCCTGTGCATAGGAAAGCAGAGAAATGTGACAATACTTGTTTAGATCCACCAAACATTAAGGTGAATTGTTGAATTTAGATATAAAATATGATGACCTAAACGTGTGCCCGCTAAACCAGTCAATTACTCCATGCTCAGACATTAAGGGAATTTACAATATGGCATGAAGTGTCCACATTCCACAAGTGATCACACATAAAGAACTTACACTGAATGTCTAAAAGAATTCGAAATTGTACCAAGGATCTCAATACAGTAAAAAGCCACTTGAAAACACTTGCTTGATGTTGCAACTTAAGTAGTTACTGGCTGGCAGGGTGCTTATCCAAGGGGAAAGAGGGAGTGAAGACAGGGGCAGTTCTCTTAGATATGAGCCAAGTCTCTAACTTGTGCCCTATGCTGTGCACCGAATCATGGTACCCCACATTTCTCCTATCAACAATGGAGTAATGGACTCTTCTTTAAATACTTATGTTTCTCTATATTATATAGACAAAGACTCAGTACAAGACTGCAAAGTGGATAGAGATCATTCGAGTAGGAGAAAGTGAATCAACAATTAATTTATCAATGTACTATTTACTCATATTTCTCAACCATGAATGAACATGTAGTATCAAGTATCTTTTACCTGTCCGTTATCTGTTGGACGACCAATTCGATCAGAAACATCACCCATTGCTCTGCACAACAAAACAGCACGTTTTTGTATGCTTCAGTAAACAGGATCCTACAATTTGGTCTAGAATTACTACTCATGGGGGAAAAGCAAGTTTCGTTTATACTCTCATATTCAAGGCTAATGACTATGGATAAACAGAAGACTAcactgaatgcttaaaaaaatcaaTATGTGAGAACTATGTGAAAATCAAAGGCCTGGGTTCCTTGATTATGTATAACTGAGAAAGCAATGTGTATACATCATTTCTTCCATCAGAAAATTGATTGGAAAAGGTTAAAATCAACCTCGGCAACCAAAATGGCAAGTACAAGCAGATGAATGACATCTAAAGAGTTCATTTTCTCATTACTGTGAAATCATAGGGTATTGTAACTGCAACAATATTAACTACCAACTTAGTGCATGAAATAGTCCACGTGGTACGTGCGCAAAGGTGCATGTACTCTTAATAGTCTTTGCACACTGTCGATGTGTGTATAATGTACATACATCAATATGTACAAACATATGGATTAAGCATGAAATATCAAGACAGTTCAGTGCTCGCCTCAACCAAAATCATCCAGGTTGCCCTATTCACATATGTTTCAATCAGCATGTTATATagtatataattaaattaaaatgtAAGTCCCTCATCTTCAACATTCCACATTCCTTTTTGAGCATCAAAAGGCTCTTGCTCTAAAAGAAAATAAAGCTAATCAAGGAAAGAGTTATCCATGCATTACATAGGGCTCTGCACATGGAAGTATCAAGACACCTTTTCACAAAATAAGAAGAGCATTCACATATCCTTCTTTACCTTGTAATAAGCTCTGATGTCTCTGCATCCCACTGAAGAACACAGAATTTGTACCTCTCCGTAGCGATAAATAGAAAATCTTGAGGTTCACCCTATAGAGAATTCAATATATGTAAATTAAAAAGAGGTCTCATCTCGAGAAAGCATGAGAGGGCAAAAGACTCACATGCGGACGAAAAAGTTCGAGTGTGGCAATTCTTCCATATATAGGTACATCCAACATGGGCTGCATTAACAAAAAGATCAATTCAAAAATGTGAGTGCAACAAGAAACTAACACCAAATTGTAAGTGCTCTACGAATTTTCTGACTTTTAAAATTCAGATATGCATTAATTAATAAATCAAGTAGTCTTGAATCATTGTTTGTTAATAGTGATGAGAAGAAACAAAACACTATTGAGCTATATGATAAGATTGACAAAACAGACAAAGAAGATGATAACCAAAGAACAAAAGTGAAGTTCTAAGCAATTTCCAAACATATTTATCTCCGTCAATAGACTAACTGTATTGGCCTCAATATTAATCATATAGAGAGAGGAGAAACTGAGCAAGAGTTTTGTTATGATGATTTGCATAACCATCTTGCTGCGTCTAAAACACAGAAGCCATAACAATGATTGCTGCTCATAAAGCATGTGGAGAAGTCATATTTTACTTTCCACGTTCAACTAAAATTTCTAAGCATTTTCCAATTAATGGTCAAATTTAGATTAACAAGAAAGATGAACACCTGCTAGGCAAATTGCCTGGAAAAGCAAATGCTTCAATAGCACATGCAAAACATCCTTTCAACTAGAACACAACAGCAATAATAGATGACCCATCAAACTAATAGGATAAACCTAGTAACATGTTGCATAAGACAATTCACAAACATGATTCTGGCAAAATATTGTCTAGGCATCTAATATGTCTACGGATTAGCCTTATTTCCATGGTTCTTTTTTTTTAGAGGGTAATTTCGTACACATCTTTATCCCGTCTCGTACAAACTACTAGTAACAGCATCCTCCAACAGCTTTAATATTTCTAAACGAGCAACAAAAAAACTTCATCGATAGTGTAAAGAACaattaaataaagaaaataatagacGAATTATGATCCTGTTACCTGCAGTCCATGAGGCGTAAGTAAATGGATTTCAATGCGTGTGCATTTACTGCAAAGAAAAGGCAGATTATCAATCAAAAGCAACGGCAGCAAGACTGAAATATCAACATCGACAAACTTAGACCAGCATCGCCAGGGGCAACGAAACCAAACGGAACCAAAGAAAACCCCAATCAAGAACTCCAAGAACTAGATAAATCAAGACCCTAACTAGACCTTAACTAGATGAGGCCTTCCAGTCCAATCACGGAACCCTAACTAGATAAATCAAGTTAAATCAATCAGATAAATCAGATAACTAGATGTGGCTCCATCAGATAAATCAAGACCCTAACTAGATGAGGCCTTCCAGTCCAATCACGGAACCCTAACGCGAGACAATCTCCACCAAAATCACAGAAACAGCCAATTGCAAGGCACAAAAccctaaaaaattaaagaaaatgcTTAAGGGGAGATTCGGATAGAAGCATTACGCGATGATGAGGTTGAGCTCTTGGGGGCTGGTGAAGTTGCCGACGCACGAGTGGGTGACGTTGGTCGGCTTGTGAGCCGTCACCACGTAGTTCCACACGCTCATCCCCACCGCCGCCGCCCGAGTTGCTCGCCAAAcggaagagaggaaggagaaggcgGAAAAGGTCGGGAGCGAGAGGAAGCGAGAGGAAGGGCCGTAAGGGTTTCCAGCGCTTGAAACAAGAATAGAATGTGCGACGCACGTGACAGAGAGACCAGTTATTGCTATTGTGTGGATGGGCTCGACCGGTCCTTGTGATTTAGAACGAGACCGGATGGAACCGGTCTAATATTAGGCTTTCGGTTCCATGGTGGGCCTTATTTGGGCCTCTTCTCGACCCATCCATGTGATTTAGAACCAGACCGGATCGAACCGGTCCAACAATAGACTTTCGGTTCAGTATTGGGCCTGTCCATTGGATGTCACAACAGTAATAGGGATTTTGACAGGCAATGATCAGACAAAACCAATCCATGCAATAATAGCACAAATGTGGCACCACAGGGCGCCATCAAATATCCATCACAGGGGTTTACAGAGCGTGAGTGGATCTCCCCCTATCACAAACCTTATCGCCTACACACCCATGCTTACGAGCGGAGAAACAGCCATATCCTCCCTCAAAGTTAACCCCTTTTTCCCACCTTAACTTCATATACAGCATGGTTTTATCACGAGGAATCAGAGGAATccaatttctctctctctctctcttcttcggaGCAGAAGAAATTACAAGAAGTCTATCTCAAAGTTCTGAGGTAAAGCTCTCAAATTGAGGCCTTGCGTTCTTCTTTTGGAACGAAACTAGGGTTTCGGAGGGTATCTGGGTGAGGATTGGACGTCCTTTTGTTCAAGATTGGAACTTGATCGTGTTCTTGCCACTCGGGTTGCGGTTCAAAGATGCAATTTTTATGCTAGTTTGGTGGGAGTTGCGTGTTTGTGTGGCCTGCTTGCGGAGCAATGGCGTCTCCGGCTTCCCTCGCGTCGCTGGGAAGCGCGAGGTCCGTTTCCCCGGGAGTCTTCGAGGTGTTTCCCTCTGTCGTCGCTGTTCGGAGGGTTCATGTCGTTTCTAGTATTAGAGTCGGTGGCTTCGACGGCTGGAAGAAATGGCGTCGCGTTCGAGGTCGAGTGTGTAAGTGTATGGTGACCACCAATTTGGTTGAGGAGAGAGAAATCCCGTTCTCTGCGGAGTCCACATTGAAGGTCAGTAACAGCAGCGGTGGCAGAAACGATGATGCGGATCTCATCCTCAAGCCTCCTTCCAAGCCTGTGCTGAAACCCCTCCCTAACGGCCAGGTTGATCCTTCGAACTCGGGCTCCTCCATTTGGTCATCCGACATGGTTGTCCGTGAGAAGCCGATGGCCGCAGTGGAAGACACAGAGAAAGTGATAGAATCTCTTGGTGAGGTTTTAGAGAAGGTGGAAAAGCTTGAGACTACGAATGCCGTCAAATTTGGTGGTAAAGATATCAAGGGCAATGGTGCGCCCAGTGGCGGCTCCAAACCGGTTGGGCCTGAGAATGCAACTTCATCTCCTATGAAGTCGAAGACGCTTAAGAGCGTTTGGCGGAAGGGGAACCCTGTGGCAAGCGTACAAAGGGTAGTTAAAGAATTGCCCAAGGTCAGGGAGGATAGGAAGAAAGATATCCCTATAACCACAGAGACGAAGATATCAGGTGCTGCTCAAGTTGCTCCTTTGAGGCCTCAAATGCCTTTGCCGGCCAGGCCGAAGCTGCAAGCAAAACCTGCAGCTGTTCCGCCTTCCACTCCTGCAGTAAAGAAGTCTGATGTCCAGAAGGAAAGGAAACCaattcttatagataaatttgcaTCCAAGAAACCAGTTGATGATCCAATTGCAGCTGAGGCGATTTTAGCAACCCCTTTGAAGCCAGCAAAAGGGCCCCCACCATCCAAAGTCAAAGATGAACGACGTAAGAAATCAAGTTCTACTGGTGGATTGCGCAGACGTATGACAAATGATGGAGAGATATCCAAAGAGGAAGCCTCAGAACTTGATGTGCCTATCCCTGGGGTAACAGAGCCAAGGAAAGGGAGGAAATGGAGTAAGGCAAGCCGTAAGGCTGCAAGACTGCAAGCAGCCAAAGCTGCAGAACCTGTTAAAGTCGAGATTCTTGAGGTGGGTGAAGAGGGCATGTTGACAGAGGAGTTAGCATATAACTTGGCTGTCGGTGAAGCAGatattcttgcatttttgttCTCAAAGGGAGTTAAGCCTGAGACAGTTCATGCTCTTGATAAAGACATGGTCAAGATGATATGCAAGGAATATGATGTGGAAGTAATCGAAGTTGACCCGGTTAGAGTGGAAGAAATGGcaaagaagaaggaagtactTGATGAGGATGATCTGGACATGTTAGAAGATAGGCCTCCTGTTATTACAATCATGGGACATgtggatcacggaaaggtaccagttttttttttttttttctttgctattATTAGAGTTAAATCCCTGTATAAATGGACACTTATTTATTTATTGGTAATCTGGATTGACAGACAACACTACTGGACTATATTCGAAAGAGCAGGGTAAGTTCTATAACTTCTGTCCTGCATGTGCGTTCCTGTAAATTTCTTATTGACAGGTTTGAATGTCCTGCAAAGCAGTTGTGTGCAAAACTTTTCCACATGTCTATCGCCTCTCTCAAAAGCTGAGTCTGACTCATAATTACAGGTGGTAGCATCAGAGGCAGGTGGAATAACTCAAGGTATTGGCGCATACAAGGTTCTTGTCCCAGTTGATGGAAAGCCTCAACCATGTGTCTTTCTTGATACCCCGGGGCATGAGGTATTTGTTATGTGCTCCTTTTCTTCTGCCACTAAAATTTTCAGCTGATACTCCCTTCTGGTTTTGGGACCTCATTGTGATCTTGGCTTTAGACGTAAAATCAAATTTTGTAATATGAGTCTTGAATCTTTGTTGTGGGTGAACCATGCAATGCAATTAACTCCTGCTCTAAACTTGCCACAGGCATTTGGTGCAATGAGGGCACGTGGAGCAAGAGTGACCGACATTGTCATCATTGTAGTGGCTGCTGATGATGGAGTCCGCCCGCAGACCAGTGAGGCAATAGCTCATGCAAAGGCAGCTGGGGTGCCTATTATCATTGCCATTAACAAGGCATGCCAGCTTAGTCATGCTACATCTTCTTCATATCTGGCATGCAAGTAATTGATTACGGTTGTTCATTCATGGATTCAGATAGATAAGGATGGAGCAAATCCAGAAAGGGTTCTGCAAGAGCTTTCTTCTGTTGGCCTTATGCCAGAGATATGGGGTGGTGACATTCCTATGGTTCAGGTTGCTCCCACTTAAAAAATAGCTATAACCTTTAAACATACTTTCAGTTTTTATGGTTCATAAAAATCGTTAGTTGTCTCCTGAATCAGATTAGTGCTCTTAAAGGAGAGAATGTTGATGAACTGTTGGAGACTGTTATGCTTGTGGCAGAGGTATAAGATTAGTCTCAGATTCAAAGTTGCTTACTTTGGCGAATTTCATACCTTATTTAGTATTTTTCACAATTGCGAAGCTGCAAGAATTGAAAGCCAATCCTCAAAGAAATGCTAAAGGCGCCGTTATAGAAGCAGGTCTTGATAAAGCAAAAGGAGCTGTTGCCACACTTATTGTGCAAAATGGAACCCTTAAGAAGAGTGATGTTGTAGTATGTGGTGAAGCTTTTGGAAAGGTTTGCCTTCGTCTTGTTTCTTTAGGAAGAAGTGTGGATAAATTTTTGCCAGCCTTTTCATACACATTATTAATGTTcatagtcttggtttcttctcctTTTTGAGAGCTTACTAACATTTCACGTTAATCGCCTCATGAGTAGGTGCGTGCTATGTTTGATGACAGAGGTGGTCATGTTGATAAAGCTGGACCATCAATGGCTGTGCAGGTATATTTTTCTCTGCTTATCTTGGGAATAACTAAAGTTAAAAGATTGTTTTCAGAACATCTGATGATTTGCACCATATGGATTAGTTAGTATTCTTGAAACAAATAGCTCAACACAATCGTTAATTATACACATTGCACAATATGAGGTATGGTCTTTTAAAAATCTTGAAGGATATGGTGGATGATAAACACTAATGTGATGTAATATTCTAGTTTTTCTGACTGGACgttattttcatatttcttgaAGTCTTATATCTTTGTTTGTTAACCACTCTTATGCCTTTACTTCT is from Musa acuminata AAA Group cultivar baxijiao chromosome BXJ3-8, Cavendish_Baxijiao_AAA, whole genome shotgun sequence and encodes:
- the LOC135646220 gene encoding translation initiation factor IF-2, chloroplastic-like; translated protein: MASPASLASLGSARSVSPGVFEVFPSVVAVRRVHVVSSIRVGGFDGWKKWRRVRGRVCKCMVTTNLVEEREIPFSAESTLKVSNSSGGRNDDADLILKPPSKPVLKPLPNGQVDPSNSGSSIWSSDMVVREKPMAAVEDTEKVIESLGEVLEKVEKLETTNAVKFGGKDIKGNGAPSGGSKPVGPENATSSPMKSKTLKSVWRKGNPVASVQRVVKELPKVREDRKKDIPITTETKISGAAQVAPLRPQMPLPARPKLQAKPAAVPPSTPAVKKSDVQKERKPILIDKFASKKPVDDPIAAEAILATPLKPAKGPPPSKVKDERRKKSSSTGGLRRRMTNDGEISKEEASELDVPIPGVTEPRKGRKWSKASRKAARLQAAKAAEPVKVEILEVGEEGMLTEELAYNLAVGEADILAFLFSKGVKPETVHALDKDMVKMICKEYDVEVIEVDPVRVEEMAKKKEVLDEDDLDMLEDRPPVITIMGHVDHGKTTLLDYIRKSRVVASEAGGITQGIGAYKVLVPVDGKPQPCVFLDTPGHEAFGAMRARGARVTDIVIIVVAADDGVRPQTSEAIAHAKAAGVPIIIAINKIDKDGANPERVLQELSSVGLMPEIWGGDIPMVQISALKGENVDELLETVMLVAELQELKANPQRNAKGAVIEAGLDKAKGAVATLIVQNGTLKKSDVVVCGEAFGKVRAMFDDRGGHVDKAGPSMAVQVIGLSSVPIAGDEFEVVKSLDVARERAEACAESLWVARISAKAGEVKVTLSSIASAVATGKQSGLDVHQLNIILKVDVQGSIGAIRQALQVLPQSNVSLKFLLQAPGEVSTSDVDLAVASEAIIFGFNVKTPGSVKSYADKKNVEIRLYRIIYDLVDDMRNAMEGLLEPVEEQVPIGTADVRATFSSGSGRVAGCMITEGKVVKDCGVRVVRNGKTVHTGTIDSLRRVKEDVKEVGAGLECGIGVDDFDDWEAGDVIEAFNTVKKQRTLEEASATVAAALVGAGIEL